The DNA region CCTGGAGGACCACGAGGTCCAGGTGCTGGTGATAGTGGGCAAGCCCCCCGCACCGGAGGTGGAGGAGCGGATCCTCCATCTGGCCAGGGGTAGCTCCAAGCCGGTGGTGCTGGGCTTCGTCGGCGGCAAGGCCAAGGGGGACCAGCACCCGGTCTACATCTGCCGGGAGCTGGAGGAGACCGCTGCGGTGGCCGCCGCCCTGGCCAAGGGGGAGGACGTGCCCCAGGTCCGTGCCGCCATGGATGCCCAGGTGGAGGAGCTCAAGGCCCTGGCCAAGAGGATAGGCCCCAGGAAGGGGTACCTCAGGGGGCTCTACTCGGGCGGAACCCTCTGCTACGAGGCCCAGCTCATAGCCCGGGACATACTGGGCCCCATCCATAGCAACACCCCCCTGGAGGAGCACCTTAAGCTTGAGGACAGCCTCAGGTCGGTGGAGCACACCATAGTGGACTTCGGCGAGGACGAGTTCACCCAGGGACGCCTGCACCCCATGATAGACGTGTCCCTCCGGGCCTCCCGTTTCCAGGAGGAGGTCAAGGACCCGGAGGTCGGGGTGGTGCTCTTCGATGTGGTGATCGGTTACGGCTGCCACCCGGATCCCGCCACCGGGCTGGTGGAGGGCATCCGGAAGGCCAAGGAGATATGCGGCGACCGGGTGGTCTTTGTGGCCTCCGTCTGCGGGACCCCCGACGACGTCCAGGACGCGGACAGGCAGAGGAGGATCCTGGAGGAGGCCGGTGTGGTGGTGATGGACAGCAACGCCAAGGCCTCGCGGCTTGCGTCCTTCCTTCTGTCGCTGTCGGAGTAGGGGGTGAGGGGTTTGAACCAGAAGCTGAGGAGCCTTCTCAAGGAGGGGCCCCGGGCGGTGAACATTGGGGTGGAGCAGTTCGCCCAGGACCTGGCCGCCCAGGGGGTTAAGGTGGTTCAGATGGACTGGCGGCCCCCCCAGGCGGGGTCGGATCTCCTGTCCAAGCTGAGAAAGCT from Thermanaerovibrio acidaminovorans DSM 6589 includes:
- the fdrA gene encoding acyl-CoA synthetase FdrA; the protein is MRLEVMGLQRLEVVERTYYDSVTLMRVAKEIGGMEGVSSASLSMGTDANLRILAAAGFDVSNLSATPNDLIIAVMGEQDVLDLAVAKAKEYLSNPPWRQGQDGGESYKPRSLDGALTVMPEANLAVISVAGRYAGDVAMDCIAKDLNVMLYSDNVPLEKEIEVKRAAAEKGLLVMGPDCGTVVIRGVAIGMANSCPTGPVSIVAAAGTGLQEVHVQLARRGVGTLHGIGTGGRDVKSQVGGIMVEMASRLLLEDHEVQVLVIVGKPPAPEVEERILHLARGSSKPVVLGFVGGKAKGDQHPVYICRELEETAAVAAALAKGEDVPQVRAAMDAQVEELKALAKRIGPRKGYLRGLYSGGTLCYEAQLIARDILGPIHSNTPLEEHLKLEDSLRSVEHTIVDFGEDEFTQGRLHPMIDVSLRASRFQEEVKDPEVGVVLFDVVIGYGCHPDPATGLVEGIRKAKEICGDRVVFVASVCGTPDDVQDADRQRRILEEAGVVVMDSNAKASRLASFLLSLSE